A section of the Agrococcus sp. SGAir0287 genome encodes:
- a CDS encoding ABC transporter permease yields the protein MDGFRIPVGMWAEDGVRWMRDNLDWLLGTISTVMGTLVRSLTDLLVSSPIVVVVLVAALLGWLLRSWQFAIGTAVSFALVLAMGQWVSAMQTLALVVVATLIAVALAVPLGILAARSDRCSAVLKPILDLMQAMPGFVYLIPAIVFFSIGVVPGLVATIIFSLPPGVRLTELGIRGVDSETVEAGYAFGAKPGQILRGVQLPLAMPTIMTGVNQVIMLALSMAVIAGIAGAPGLGAQIVQAMSTVDIATGVEAGLCVVILAVYLDRLTAALGAAREHRWSLLGILQRRRVAAKRAEVSDAQRGLAQVA from the coding sequence ATGGATGGCTTCCGCATCCCCGTCGGCATGTGGGCCGAGGATGGCGTGCGCTGGATGCGCGACAACCTCGACTGGCTGCTCGGCACGATCTCGACCGTCATGGGCACGCTCGTGCGCTCGCTCACCGACCTGCTCGTGTCGTCGCCGATCGTGGTCGTCGTGCTCGTCGCCGCGCTGCTGGGCTGGCTGCTGCGGTCGTGGCAGTTCGCGATCGGCACCGCCGTCTCGTTCGCGCTCGTCCTCGCGATGGGGCAGTGGGTCAGCGCCATGCAGACGCTCGCGCTCGTCGTGGTGGCGACGCTCATCGCCGTCGCGCTCGCGGTGCCGCTCGGCATCCTCGCCGCGCGCAGCGACCGGTGCAGCGCGGTGCTGAAGCCGATCCTCGACCTCATGCAGGCGATGCCCGGCTTCGTCTACCTCATTCCGGCGATCGTGTTCTTCTCGATCGGCGTCGTGCCCGGCCTGGTCGCGACGATCATCTTCTCGCTGCCGCCCGGCGTGCGGCTCACCGAGCTCGGCATCCGCGGCGTCGACTCGGAGACCGTCGAGGCGGGCTACGCGTTCGGCGCGAAGCCCGGCCAGATCCTGCGCGGGGTGCAGCTGCCGCTCGCGATGCCCACGATCATGACGGGCGTCAACCAGGTCATCATGCTCGCGCTGTCGATGGCCGTGATCGCCGGCATCGCCGGCGCCCCCGGCCTCGGCGCGCAGATCGTGCAGGCCATGTCGACGGTGGACATCGCCACGGGCGTCGAGGCGGGCCTGTGCGTCGTCATCCTCGCCGTCTACCTCGACCGCCTCACCGCCGCGCTCGGCGCGGCCCGCGAGCATCGCTGGTCGCTGCTCGGCATCCTGCAGCGCCGCCGCGTCGCGGCGAAGCGCGCCGAGGTGAGCGACGCGCAGCGCGGCCTCGCGCAGGTCGCCTGA
- a CDS encoding glycosyltransferase family 2 protein: MATDHRVREAHATEAAARGSDDADVRVTVVVPVWRPGEAIDPLIASLDAQTLSADRFELLLCDDGSGTETEERLRAIADARPNVRVLALPHSGWPGTPRNRGVEEARGRYVQFVDQDDHLFPEALERLVDYADEHGADVVVGKEVGVGRDIPGRIFRRDVPDARLGRDPLLQMLTPHKMFRTAFLREHGIRFPDGKVRLEDHLFVMQAYFAARRISILASTPCYAWLRQPGSASSSRIDPESYFPHLETVLDVVEANTEPGELRDGLLRHWLRGKILQRLSGRQMTRYPDEYRERLLDVVTPLVERRFGPGVDAGLAYPHRLRVALLREGRRDDLLTLARFEQSIGAAATIERATWSRGGGLALRLRLRLDGEETWTGPAWLDALHARVTSEPVDDRLEILARHDDDPATDVRIASGRIDGAGVAQVAIDPLRAFAADDEARRVALVVRAQRAGWPLEATLGASAALLAAVPASPLLAGRAVRLEQDDAGHVALRRRWPEGRMRDAAGRAARRVRRRLRRRA; this comes from the coding sequence ATGGCGACCGATCACCGCGTACGCGAGGCGCACGCCACCGAGGCAGCAGCTCGCGGCAGCGACGACGCCGACGTGCGGGTGACGGTCGTCGTCCCCGTCTGGCGTCCTGGTGAGGCGATCGATCCGCTCATCGCCTCCCTCGACGCCCAGACGCTCAGCGCGGACCGCTTCGAGCTGCTGCTGTGCGACGACGGCTCGGGCACGGAGACCGAGGAGCGGCTGCGCGCCATCGCCGACGCGCGCCCGAACGTGCGCGTGCTCGCGCTGCCGCACTCCGGCTGGCCCGGCACGCCCCGCAACCGCGGCGTCGAGGAGGCCCGCGGGCGGTACGTGCAGTTCGTCGATCAGGACGACCACCTCTTCCCCGAGGCGCTCGAGCGCCTCGTCGACTACGCCGACGAGCACGGCGCCGACGTCGTCGTCGGCAAGGAGGTGGGCGTCGGCCGCGACATCCCCGGCCGCATCTTCCGGCGCGACGTGCCCGACGCTCGGCTGGGCCGGGATCCGCTGCTGCAGATGCTCACGCCGCACAAGATGTTCCGCACCGCGTTCCTGCGCGAGCACGGCATCCGGTTCCCCGACGGCAAGGTGCGCCTCGAGGATCACCTCTTCGTCATGCAGGCCTACTTCGCCGCGCGCCGCATCTCGATCCTCGCGAGCACGCCCTGCTACGCGTGGCTGCGACAGCCGGGCAGCGCGAGCTCGTCGCGCATCGACCCGGAGTCGTACTTCCCGCACCTCGAGACCGTGCTCGACGTCGTCGAGGCGAACACGGAGCCGGGCGAGCTGCGCGACGGACTGCTGCGGCACTGGTTGCGCGGCAAGATCCTGCAGCGGCTCTCGGGGCGGCAGATGACGCGCTACCCGGACGAGTACCGCGAGCGGCTGCTCGACGTCGTGACGCCGCTCGTCGAGCGGCGCTTCGGCCCGGGCGTCGACGCCGGGCTCGCCTACCCGCACCGGCTCCGCGTCGCGCTGCTGCGCGAGGGGCGTCGCGACGATCTCCTGACCCTCGCGCGGTTCGAGCAGTCGATCGGCGCGGCCGCGACGATCGAGCGGGCGACGTGGTCGCGCGGCGGCGGCCTCGCGCTGCGGCTGCGGCTGCGGCTCGACGGCGAGGAGACGTGGACCGGCCCGGCATGGCTCGACGCGCTGCACGCCCGCGTCACCTCCGAGCCGGTCGACGACCGCCTCGAGATCCTCGCGAGGCACGACGACGACCCGGCGACCGACGTGCGGATCGCATCCGGCCGGATCGACGGCGCCGGCGTCGCCCAGGTCGCGATCGATCCGTTGCGCGCCTTCGCCGCCGACGACGAGGCGCGCCGCGTGGCGCTCGTGGTGCGCGCGCAGCGCGCCGGCTGGCCGCTCGAGGCGACGCTCGGCGCGTCCGCCGCGCTCCTCGCCGCCGTGCCCGCCTCGCCGCTGCTCGCCGGCCGCGCCGTGCGGCTCGAGCAGGACGACGCCGGCCACGTCGCGCTGCGCCGCCGGTGGCCCGAGGGGCGCATGCGCGACGCCGCGGGCCGCGCCGCCCGCCGCGTGCGCCGCCGCCTGCGCCGCCGCGCGTAG
- a CDS encoding bleomycin resistance protein, protein MTDRAVPVLPSRSFDATVAFYAALGFEEAYRDDEWLILRWGEVQLEFVLAPGTDPLTSDALCVLRVADVDALERAIRRAGVEEGSEGFPRLHPVRRAPSGLRIGHLIDLDGSQLSLVEEVG, encoded by the coding sequence ATGACCGACCGCGCCGTGCCGGTGCTGCCGTCGCGCTCGTTCGACGCGACGGTCGCCTTCTACGCCGCGCTCGGCTTCGAGGAGGCGTACCGCGACGACGAGTGGCTCATCCTGCGCTGGGGCGAGGTGCAGCTGGAGTTCGTGCTCGCGCCCGGCACCGATCCGCTGACGAGCGACGCGCTGTGCGTGCTGCGCGTCGCCGACGTGGATGCGCTCGAGCGCGCCATCCGTCGCGCGGGCGTCGAGGAGGGGAGCGAGGGCTTCCCGCGCCTCCATCCCGTGCGCCGTGCGCCGAGCGGCCTGCGGATCGGGCACCTCATCGACCTCGACGGCTCGCAGCTGAGCCTCGTGGAGGAGGTCGGATAG
- a CDS encoding dihydrofolate reductase family protein — protein sequence MTTIVSTLFIALDGVAEIDPAWHFPYFDDAVGAAVGEDYAGVDALILGRVTYDSFAGAWPDREAAGGDDAGFAKELGDLRKIVATRGLQDLGWRNAERSNDVVAAAKALRDEGVGKVLVAGSISIVRQLLAAGQLDELRLLIHPVAAGTGERLFAEGVPTQHLSLVSADALPTGMLRTIYRPAPDPSAGGDAPATYEDATPHVAEAERRVADARGGDFGVDPG from the coding sequence GTGACGACGATCGTCTCGACCCTGTTCATCGCGCTCGACGGCGTCGCCGAGATCGATCCCGCGTGGCACTTCCCGTACTTCGACGACGCCGTCGGCGCCGCGGTCGGCGAGGACTACGCAGGCGTCGACGCTCTCATCCTCGGCCGGGTCACGTACGACTCGTTCGCGGGCGCGTGGCCGGATCGCGAGGCGGCCGGCGGCGACGACGCCGGATTCGCCAAGGAGCTCGGCGACCTGCGCAAGATCGTCGCGACGCGCGGCCTGCAGGATCTCGGCTGGCGCAACGCGGAGCGCTCCAACGACGTCGTCGCGGCGGCGAAGGCGCTGCGCGACGAGGGCGTGGGCAAGGTGCTCGTCGCCGGGTCGATCTCGATCGTGCGGCAGCTGCTCGCGGCCGGCCAGCTCGACGAGCTGCGCCTGCTCATCCATCCCGTCGCCGCGGGCACGGGCGAGCGGCTCTTCGCCGAGGGTGTGCCGACGCAGCACCTCTCGCTCGTCAGCGCCGACGCGCTGCCCACGGGCATGCTGCGCACGATCTACCGGCCGGCCCCCGATCCGTCGGCCGGCGGGGACGCGCCCGCGACGTACGAGGACGCGACGCCGCACGTCGCCGAGGCGGAGCGCCGGGTCGCCGACGCGCGCGGCGGCGACTTCGGCGTGGACCCGGGATGA
- a CDS encoding SRPBCC family protein has translation MRGRMHLAVGGPIDPALAWERYARTDRWTWWAGHLRAVEVDGGEPDARIRPGLTGRVVAVGGIAARFRVDAVDEAARTWSWTVRIGPVRLRLAHSVVAATQVGTQREGTLTRLVIRGPLPVTAAYAPVAAWALARLVRR, from the coding sequence GTGCGCGGTCGCATGCACCTCGCCGTCGGCGGGCCGATCGATCCCGCGCTCGCCTGGGAGCGCTACGCCCGCACCGACCGGTGGACGTGGTGGGCGGGGCATCTGCGCGCCGTGGAGGTCGACGGCGGCGAGCCGGATGCGCGCATCCGACCCGGCCTCACCGGCCGCGTGGTCGCCGTCGGCGGCATCGCGGCGCGCTTCCGCGTCGACGCCGTCGACGAGGCCGCGCGCACGTGGTCGTGGACGGTGCGCATCGGCCCGGTGCGCCTTCGGCTCGCCCACTCGGTCGTCGCCGCGACGCAGGTCGGCACGCAGCGCGAGGGCACGCTGACGCGGCTCGTCATCCGCGGGCCGCTGCCCGTGACGGCCGCGTACGCGCCCGTCGCGGCATGGGCGCTCGCGAGGCTCGTGCGGCGCTGA
- a CDS encoding flavodoxin domain-containing protein: protein MRSSPRSASRRGPTASSSRARIPTAASSPGCTSRAGCGADRGARSPTSAPTRRGLAGLVLDDLAAGAAPIGHAGLAFDDAVDFDGWRRIDAVETAAAAPGRRRAKLRSVAAMRAAAADASIVLPEASESGGSGGGERVPVTILFGSESGGAELVADELARHLADRADVEVVDLADADPHGLDAARLHLVVCATYGDGEVPTTARPFVRALEEGDASLAGLRYAVLGMGDRSYARTYSRGSEIVDEALAARGATRIGEYGRHDASGPLDAGDVAREWADGVLAAEAAEAAVPAVAP, encoded by the coding sequence ATGCGGTCGTCACCGCGATCGGCTTCGCGGCGGGGGCCGACCGCCTCGTCGAGCCGGGCGCGCATCCCGACGGCCGCGTCGAGCCCGGGCTGTACGTCGCGGGCTGGCTGCGGCGCGGACCGCGGGGCACGATCCCCGACCAGCGCGCCGACGCGAAGGGGGCTCGCGGGTCTCGTGCTCGACGACCTCGCGGCCGGCGCGGCGCCGATCGGCCACGCTGGGCTCGCGTTCGACGATGCCGTCGACTTCGACGGCTGGCGGCGCATCGACGCGGTCGAGACGGCCGCCGCGGCGCCCGGGCGACGTCGCGCGAAGCTGCGCTCGGTCGCGGCGATGCGCGCAGCCGCCGCGGATGCGTCGATCGTGCTGCCGGAGGCGTCGGAGAGCGGCGGGTCGGGCGGGGGCGAGCGAGTGCCCGTGACCATCCTGTTCGGCTCGGAGTCCGGCGGGGCCGAGCTCGTCGCCGACGAGCTCGCCCGGCACCTCGCGGATCGCGCCGACGTCGAGGTCGTCGACCTCGCCGACGCCGATCCGCACGGGCTGGACGCAGCCCGTCTGCATCTCGTGGTGTGCGCGACGTACGGCGACGGCGAGGTGCCCACGACGGCGCGGCCGTTCGTGCGGGCGCTCGAGGAGGGCGATGCGTCGCTCGCCGGGCTGCGCTACGCCGTGCTGGGCATGGGCGACCGGTCGTACGCGAGGACGTACTCGCGCGGCTCCGAGATCGTCGACGAGGCGCTCGCCGCCCGCGGCGCGACGCGCATCGGCGAGTACGGGCGGCACGACGCCTCCGGACCGCTCGACGCCGGCGACGTCGCGCGCGAGTGGGCGGACGGCGTGCTCGCGGCGGAGGCGGCGGAAGCGGCGGTGCCTGCAGTCGCTCCCTGA
- a CDS encoding glycine betaine ABC transporter substrate-binding protein — protein MQRNRITSIAAIGAAAAIALTGCATGDQAEGGSGEGSGDSLGTITLGFLPSWTDGLSTAYLLEHQLEQLGYTVEMQELTEAGPLYTGLAQGDVDIYPSAWPELTHASYMEEYGDSIEDLGTYYEGASLNLSVPSYVEDVTSIDDLVGQADRFGGRIVGIEPGAGLTAQTQSMMPEAGLDDYELVTSSTAAMLAELDTAIAAERDIVVTSWAPYWANASYDLRALEDPNGLMGGTEGLHFLATAGFAEEFPEAAEYIAGIQLTDEQYASLEDMVVNEYGEGREAEAIEAWLEANPDAYDTIVVE, from the coding sequence ATGCAGCGCAACCGCATCACCAGCATCGCCGCCATCGGCGCAGCCGCCGCCATCGCCCTCACGGGCTGCGCGACCGGCGACCAGGCCGAGGGCGGCTCCGGCGAGGGCTCGGGCGACAGCTTGGGCACCATCACCCTCGGCTTCCTCCCCTCGTGGACCGACGGCCTCTCGACCGCCTATCTCCTCGAGCACCAGCTCGAGCAGCTCGGCTACACGGTCGAGATGCAGGAGCTCACCGAGGCCGGACCCCTGTACACCGGCCTCGCGCAGGGCGACGTCGACATCTACCCCTCGGCATGGCCCGAGCTGACCCACGCCTCCTACATGGAGGAGTACGGCGACTCGATCGAGGACCTCGGCACCTACTACGAGGGTGCGAGCCTCAACCTCTCGGTGCCCTCGTACGTCGAGGACGTCACGTCGATCGACGACCTCGTCGGCCAGGCGGACCGCTTCGGCGGCCGGATCGTCGGCATCGAGCCCGGCGCGGGCCTCACGGCGCAGACGCAGTCGATGATGCCCGAGGCGGGCCTCGACGACTACGAGCTCGTCACCTCGTCGACCGCGGCGATGCTCGCCGAGCTCGACACCGCCATCGCCGCCGAGCGCGACATCGTCGTGACGTCGTGGGCGCCGTACTGGGCGAATGCGTCGTACGACCTGCGCGCGCTCGAGGACCCGAACGGCCTCATGGGCGGCACCGAGGGCCTGCACTTCCTCGCGACCGCGGGCTTCGCGGAGGAGTTCCCCGAGGCGGCGGAGTACATCGCCGGCATCCAGCTGACCGACGAGCAGTACGCGTCGCTCGAGGACATGGTCGTCAACGAGTACGGCGAGGGTCGCGAGGCCGAGGCCATCGAGGCCTGGCTCGAGGCGAACCCCGACGCGTACGACACGATCGTCGTCGAGTAG
- a CDS encoding quaternary amine ABC transporter ATP-binding protein: MTVPAIEATGLYKVFGKNPRSLVERLRAGASRDELPGTAAVIDASFSVEPGEIFVIMGLSGSGKSTLIRMLNGLHDASGGTVTVNGDAITGVSDARLRSIRRDRIAMVFQHFALLPHRTVAANVAYPLELRGIAKAERLAKAQEVLALVGLDGWGEKLPSELSGGMQQRVGIARALAADTDILLMDEAFSALDPLIRREMQEQLLELQATLEKTIVFITHDLNEAMFLGDRIAVMRDGRIVQIGTPEDILTDPANDYVEQFVQDVDRARVLTASNVMERSRSVVADTAGPRTALRTMRDAGASAAYVVTKERRLLGIVTDRDAMRLVQQGMTALTEVLRPVPVSVRHDEVLMNLFVPAAESPLPLAVVDDDDRLVGVIPRVTLLAALGPGANATGELMVLPQPVAHDVIDEVLGDEPDPDADHVDTTATPEEVR, encoded by the coding sequence GTGACCGTCCCAGCCATCGAGGCAACCGGCCTGTACAAGGTCTTCGGCAAGAACCCCAGATCGCTCGTCGAGCGCCTGCGCGCAGGCGCGAGCCGCGACGAGCTGCCGGGCACGGCGGCCGTCATCGACGCGTCGTTCTCCGTCGAGCCGGGCGAGATCTTCGTCATCATGGGGCTCTCCGGCTCGGGCAAGTCGACACTCATCCGCATGCTCAACGGCCTGCACGACGCCTCGGGCGGCACCGTCACCGTGAACGGCGACGCCATCACCGGCGTCTCCGACGCGCGGCTGCGCAGCATCCGCCGCGACCGCATCGCCATGGTCTTCCAGCACTTCGCGCTGCTGCCGCACCGCACCGTCGCCGCGAACGTCGCCTACCCGCTCGAGCTGCGCGGCATCGCGAAGGCCGAACGGCTCGCGAAGGCGCAGGAGGTGCTCGCGCTCGTCGGGCTCGACGGCTGGGGCGAGAAGCTGCCCTCCGAGCTCTCCGGCGGCATGCAGCAGCGCGTCGGCATCGCCCGCGCGCTCGCCGCCGACACCGACATCCTGCTCATGGACGAGGCGTTCAGCGCCCTCGACCCCCTCATCCGCCGCGAGATGCAGGAGCAGCTGCTCGAGCTGCAGGCGACGCTCGAGAAGACCATCGTCTTCATCACGCACGACCTCAACGAGGCGATGTTCCTCGGCGACCGCATCGCCGTCATGCGCGACGGACGCATCGTGCAGATCGGCACGCCCGAGGACATCCTCACCGACCCGGCCAACGACTACGTCGAGCAGTTCGTGCAGGACGTCGACCGCGCCCGCGTGCTCACGGCGTCCAACGTCATGGAGCGCTCGCGCTCGGTCGTCGCCGACACCGCCGGCCCGCGCACGGCGCTGCGCACCATGCGCGACGCCGGGGCATCCGCCGCCTACGTCGTGACGAAGGAGCGCCGCCTGCTCGGCATCGTCACCGACCGCGACGCCATGCGCCTCGTGCAGCAGGGCATGACCGCGCTGACCGAGGTGCTGCGGCCCGTGCCCGTGAGCGTGCGGCACGACGAGGTGCTCATGAACCTGTTCGTGCCCGCCGCCGAGTCGCCGCTGCCCCTCGCCGTCGTCGACGACGACGACCGCCTCGTCGGGGTCATCCCGCGCGTCACGCTGCTCGCAGCGCTCGGCCCGGGCGCGAACGCCACGGGCGAGCTCATGGTGCTGCCGCAGCCCGTCGCCCACGACGTCATCGACGAGGTGCTCGGCGACGAGCCCGACCCCGACGCCGACCACGTGGACACGACCGCGACCCCCGAGGAGGTGCGCTGA
- a CDS encoding HtaA domain-containing protein, with product MPDPVPTPADDATAFGPSAPPGSLVWRIKESLIAYVRGMSDGEVLLDDGVVETAEGFAFPPRGLDGDTLRFGGVVTFEGHNGMMHVELSEPSLTPVGDGWRVEFSDPDAPTVRLHFADVAAIEEADAGGRRGLGTTLTADGADLFFGPYEAGTPLDDPRVVG from the coding sequence ATGCCCGACCCCGTGCCGACGCCGGCCGACGACGCCACCGCATTCGGCCCCTCCGCGCCGCCCGGGAGCCTCGTGTGGCGCATCAAGGAGTCGCTCATCGCCTACGTGCGCGGCATGTCCGACGGCGAGGTGCTGCTCGACGACGGCGTGGTCGAGACGGCCGAGGGCTTCGCCTTCCCGCCGCGCGGCCTCGACGGCGACACCCTCCGGTTCGGCGGCGTCGTGACGTTCGAGGGCCACAACGGCATGATGCACGTCGAGCTGTCGGAGCCTTCGCTCACGCCCGTCGGCGACGGCTGGCGCGTCGAGTTCTCGGATCCGGATGCGCCGACCGTGCGCCTGCACTTCGCCGACGTCGCAGCGATCGAGGAGGCGGATGCCGGCGGCCGCCGAGGCTTGGGCACGACCCTGACCGCCGACGGCGCCGACCTGTTCTTCGGCCCCTACGAGGCCGGCACGCCCCTCGACGACCCGCGCGTCGTCGGCTGA
- a CDS encoding LysR substrate-binding domain-containing protein, with the protein MSRDAQVPDLTLRQLAYLVAAADAGTIAAASARLHVSASAMSDGIAELERALGAHLAIRRRAHGLTLTSAGAHVVAQARPILAAALELERSVAAGDALVGPITIACFPTLVPTILPPLLAGFAAAHPGVDLRVVETTQDGLAGRIESGEIDVAVVYETLVPGNPRRRRLYALPAHVVLAADDPLAAQPTVRLETLVDRDLILLDAPPSSEHTLSLFAARGLTPRIRQRVRGYEAVRTLVARGLGYGILVQRPANPASYEGLPLAVREIEPAVDPVGVDVIWSAEAEPPARVAALIDFATSLEWPTPV; encoded by the coding sequence ATGAGCCGCGACGCACAGGTACCCGACCTCACGCTGCGGCAGCTCGCATACCTCGTCGCGGCTGCCGACGCCGGCACCATCGCTGCGGCGTCCGCGCGGCTGCACGTGTCGGCGTCGGCGATGTCGGATGGGATCGCCGAGCTCGAGCGCGCGCTCGGCGCGCACCTCGCGATCCGCCGCCGCGCGCACGGACTCACCCTCACGAGCGCCGGCGCCCACGTGGTCGCGCAGGCGCGACCCATCCTCGCCGCCGCGCTGGAGCTCGAGCGGAGCGTCGCCGCGGGCGACGCCCTCGTCGGCCCCATCACGATCGCGTGCTTCCCGACGCTCGTGCCGACGATCCTCCCGCCGCTGCTCGCCGGCTTCGCCGCCGCGCATCCCGGCGTCGACCTGCGCGTCGTCGAGACGACGCAGGACGGGCTCGCGGGCCGCATCGAGTCGGGCGAGATCGACGTCGCGGTGGTCTACGAGACGCTCGTGCCCGGCAACCCGCGTCGGCGACGCCTCTACGCCCTGCCGGCGCACGTCGTGCTCGCCGCCGACGATCCGCTCGCGGCGCAGCCGACCGTGCGGCTCGAGACGCTCGTCGACCGCGACCTCATCCTGCTCGACGCGCCGCCGTCGAGCGAGCACACGCTGTCGCTCTTCGCCGCCCGCGGGCTGACGCCGCGCATCCGCCAGCGCGTGCGCGGCTACGAGGCGGTGCGCACGCTCGTCGCGCGCGGGCTCGGCTACGGCATCCTCGTGCAGCGCCCGGCGAACCCCGCGAGCTACGAGGGGCTGCCGCTCGCGGTGCGGGAGATCGAGCCGGCGGTGGATCCGGTCGGCGTGGACGTCATCTGGTCGGCGGAGGCGGAGCCGCCCGCGCGCGTCGCGGCGCTCATCGACTTCGCGACCTCGCTGGAGTGGCCGACGCCCGTCTGA
- a CDS encoding YrzE family protein: MDARQDPPRDDRDPIDPRYEAAPLDDRDRRVAPGGVVDPRVDDRRIDEPRADDRRIDEPRVDDPRIDEPRTVPVADARDRDVHRDEVVDDHRGPIDRRTTADADHDARVAAAAREAVPVREEVVAREKQEFGGMQLGTAFFGWLTATGTAVLLTALVAGAGAALGLGSQVDPEQVADEAAQNAGTIGLVGAIAVLVILLVAYFAGGYVAGRMARFSGAKQGIAVWLWALVVAIVLAIVSAIAGSQWNVLANLNSFPRLPFGEGELTTAGIVTAVAALLVSLLGAVLGGLAGMRFHRKVDRVGLGR, encoded by the coding sequence ATGGACGCACGACAGGATCCGCCCCGCGACGATCGCGACCCGATCGACCCGCGGTACGAGGCAGCACCGCTCGACGACCGCGATCGACGCGTCGCCCCCGGGGGCGTCGTCGACCCGCGTGTCGACGATCGGCGCATCGACGAGCCGCGCGCGGACGATCGGCGCATCGACGAGCCGCGCGTGGACGACCCGCGCATCGACGAACCGCGCACCGTGCCGGTCGCCGACGCACGCGACCGCGACGTCCACCGCGACGAGGTGGTCGACGACCACCGCGGCCCGATCGACCGGCGCACGACCGCCGACGCCGACCACGACGCGCGCGTCGCCGCCGCCGCGCGCGAGGCGGTTCCCGTGCGCGAGGAGGTCGTCGCGCGAGAGAAGCAGGAGTTCGGCGGCATGCAGCTCGGCACCGCCTTCTTCGGATGGCTCACCGCGACGGGCACGGCCGTGCTGCTCACGGCGCTCGTCGCCGGCGCCGGTGCCGCGCTGGGGCTCGGCTCGCAGGTGGACCCGGAGCAGGTGGCCGACGAGGCCGCGCAGAACGCCGGCACGATCGGCCTCGTCGGCGCGATCGCGGTGCTCGTCATCCTGCTCGTGGCGTACTTCGCGGGCGGCTACGTCGCCGGGCGCATGGCGCGCTTCAGCGGTGCGAAGCAGGGCATCGCCGTGTGGCTGTGGGCGCTCGTCGTCGCCATCGTGCTCGCGATCGTCAGCGCGATCGCGGGCAGCCAGTGGAACGTCCTCGCGAACCTCAACAGCTTCCCGAGGCTGCCGTTCGGCGAGGGCGAGCTGACGACGGCCGGCATCGTGACGGCCGTCGCTGCGCTGCTCGTGAGCCTGCTGGGCGCCGTGCTGGGCGGGCTCGCCGGCATGCGCTTCCACCGCAAGGTCGACCGCGTCGGCCTGGGCCGCTGA